A window from Gossypium raimondii isolate GPD5lz chromosome 7, ASM2569854v1, whole genome shotgun sequence encodes these proteins:
- the LOC105801260 gene encoding transcription factor MYB123 — MGRSPCCSKEGLNKGAWTALEDKILTSYIHVHGEGKWRNLPKRAGLKRCGKSCRLRWLNYLRPDIKRGNISHDEEELIIRLHNLLGNRWSLIAGRLPGRTDNEIKNYWNTTLGKRAKAQASIEAKTIPTESRLNKPSKSSTKIEVIRTKAIRCSSKVMVPLQPPATHQHGQHHYTNNNEEMGGGISTIEAHNGIQMLESLYSDGGSNLLSFEINELLKSHDGGEFEENPMQQHFPLGEAMLKDWSTCPCLDDNGATDLESLAFLLDTDEWP, encoded by the exons ATGGGAAGGAGTCCATGTTGCTCCAAGGAAGGACTCAACAAAGGAGCTTGGACTGCTTTAGAAGATAAAATACTTACATCATATATTCATGTTCATGGTGAAGGCAAATGGAGAAACCTCCCCAAGAGAgctg GTTTGAAGAGATGTGGCAAAAGTTGCAGACTTAGATGGCTGAATTATCTTAGACCAGATATTAAAAGAGGCAACATCTCTCATGATGAAGAAGAACTCATTATAAGACTCCATAATCTTCTTGGCAACAG ATGGTCTTTAATAGCTGGAAGGCTACCCGGGCGAACAGACAATGAAATCAAGAACTACTGGAACACTACTTTAGGTAAGAGAGCTAAAGCTCAAGCATCCATTGAAGCTAAAACGATACCAACCGAGTCTAGGCTCAATAAACCCTCGAAAAGTTCAACCAAAATCGAAGTGATTCGAACTAAAGCTATTAGGTGTAGCAGCAAGGTGATGGTCCCATTACAACCACCTGCAACTCATCAACATGGTCAACATCactatacaaataataatgaagAAATGGGTGGTGGTATTTCAACAATTGAAGCTCACAATGGAATTCAAATGCTTGAGTCATTGTACAGTGATGGCGGCTCAAATTTGTTGAGCTTCGAGATCAATGAACTGTTGAAATCACACGATGGTGGAGAATTTGAGGAGAATCCTATGCAGCAGCACTTTCCGTTGGGTGAGGCAATGCTTAAGGATTGGTCTACATGTCCTTGTCTTGATGACAATGGTGCCACTGATTTGGAATCATTGGCCTTTTTGCTTGACACTGATGAATGGCCATGA